The segment GCGAAGTTCTGAGAAGCTAGTCCCCTGCAGGAGCCGTCGCCCGATCCACCTCGGGCGGCGGCTTCTGCACGTCTACCCAACGGAAACCATCGCGGTTGGGCATGCGCAGGGCGATCACGGCCTCCCGCGTGAGCGGCGTACCGCGCTCGTGCAGGCCGTTGAGGTGCAGCAGGTAGGCCGTGAGGTGATAGGTCTCCTCGTCCGTGAGCGATCCCGGCGCCTCCATGGGCATAGCGCGACGCAGGAAATCGAACACGGTGGTGGCGTAGGGCCAGTAGCTGCCGATGGTCTGGTCTGGCCACTCGCTGTCGAGCGGCATCTGCGCGTAGGCGAGCTCCGGCGCGCTGCCGCCCTCGCCGGCGGCGCCGTGGCAGTGGGCGCAGCGTTGGGCGAACAGCG is part of the Pseudomonadota bacterium genome and harbors:
- a CDS encoding cytochrome c codes for the protein MSTARRASRQAGIALLLGVAMAACAAEERSASPNLGEPVDPQTLLALDRTVFPDGAGLPEGSGDVSAGETLFAQRCAHCHGAAGEGGSAPELAYAQMPLDSEWPDQTIGSYWPYATTVFDFLRRAMPMEAPGSLTDEETYHLTAYLLHLNGLHERGTPLTREAVIALRMPNRDGFRWVDVQKPPPEVDRATAPAGD